The Vibrio marisflavi CECT 7928 region TTCCAGCCTGCTTCTAGGTTTTTATCAAACAAAAACAAAAGCCACAAATGACTAAATTGTTCAAGCCCACGAACTGACTCAGGGCAGTTTGCGTCTCCAATTAATTTGACTCGAGAGGTTGCACTGGTGACCAACCTTGGTTGTCTGGGGACCGAGAATTTTTCTTTGTAAGGGCTTTCGATGATACCAACAGGAGACAAGGAATACATTGTTTAACGTTTCGCTAATATTCGGTCTAAATGATTGGCAAACTCTCGTCGTTCAGTTTGAGAAAGAGCGCTTGGGCCACCTGTTTGAATACCACTAGAACGCATGGTGTCCATAAAGTCTCGTATATTTAATCGAGCCTTTATGGTTTCTTTAGTAAAGAGCTCTCCGCGTGGACTTAAAGCGATTGCCCCTTTAGTAATCACCTCATCGGCAAGAGGGATGTCTGATGTAATAATCAA contains the following coding sequences:
- a CDS encoding YaiI/YqxD family protein → MKLWVDADACPKVIRETIVRAAERTGVECTFVANHNVPVPKRNNIKSIQVPSGFDIADNEIVKRTEAGDLIITSDIPLADEVITKGAIALSPRGELFTKETIKARLNIRDFMDTMRSSGIQTGGPSALSQTERREFANHLDRILAKR